One genomic window of Monodelphis domestica isolate mMonDom1 chromosome 1, mMonDom1.pri, whole genome shotgun sequence includes the following:
- the SFXN2 gene encoding sideroflexin-2 isoform X1, whose product MEVDLSSFNIDTPRWDQSTFLGRLKHFFNITDPRTALVSEQTLDWAKMMVESSRHGTVPPGTNQEQLLYAKKLYDSAFHPDTGEKMNVIGRMSFQVPGGMAITGFMLQFYRTVPAVVFWQWVNQSFNALVNYTNRNAASPISVRQMVVSYFTATSTALATALGLNMYAKKAPPLVARWVPFAAVAAANCVNIPMMRQQELIHGISVTDRNSRELGHSRKAAVIGISQVVISRITMAAPGMILLPILMERLEKLAFMKKIQFLHAPLQVMLAGGFLVFMVPVACAIFPQRCELAISCLEPELQDSIKAKHGDLLSYVYFNKGL is encoded by the exons ATGGAAGTAGATTTGTCCAGCTTCAACATTGATACTCCTCGATGGGACCAGAGTACCTTCTTGGGTCGATTGAAGCATTTCTTCAACATCACAGACCCTCGGACAGCTCTTGTTTCAGAGCAGACACTGGACTGGGCCAAGATGATGGTTGAAAGTAGCCG GCACGGTACAGTACCCCCAGGTACCAACCAAGAGCAACTGCTATATGCCAAGAAGCTCTACGACTCAGCCTTCCACCCAGACACTGGGGAAAAGATGAACGTGATTGGACGAATGTCATTTCAGGTGCCAGGAGGCATGGCTATCACAGGCTTTATGCTCCAATTCTACAG GACAGTGCCGGCGGTGGTTTTCTGGCAGTGGGTCAACCAGTCCTTCAATGCCTTGGTCAACTACACCAACCGGAATGCAGCATCCCCCATATCCGTCAG GCAGATGGTTGTGTCCTATTTCACAGCGACATCCACAGCCCTGGCCACTGCCCTGGGGCTTAACATGTATGCCAAG AAAGCCCCACCTTTGGTGGCCCGATGGGTACCctttgctgctgttgctgctgctaacTGTGTCAACATCCCTATGATGAGGCAACA GGAGCTCATCCACGGCATCAGTGTGACTGACAGGAACTCCCGGGAGTTGGGTCACTCACGG AAAGCTGCAGTCATTGGCATCTCCCAGGTGGTCATTTCCCGAATTACCATGGCAGCTCCTGGGATGA TATTACTTCCCATCCTCATGGAAAGGCTGGAAAAGTTGGCCTTCATGAAG AAAATTCAGTTCCTACATGCCCCTCTGCAGGTGATGCTGGCTGGGGGCTT TCTGGTCTTCATGGTACCTGTGGCTTGTGCCATCTTTCCACAGAGATG tgagTTGGCGATCTCATGTCTGGAACCTGAGCTCCAAGACTCCATCAAAGCTAAGCATGGAGACCTCTTATCTTACGTCTACTTCAACAAAGGACTGTGA
- the SFXN2 gene encoding sideroflexin-2 isoform X2 yields the protein MEVDLSSFNIDTPRWDQSTFLGRLKHFFNITDPRTALVSEQTLDWAKMMVESSRHGTVPPGTNQEQLLYAKKLYDSAFHPDTGEKMNVIGRMSFQVPGGMAITGFMLQFYRTVPAVVFWQWVNQSFNALVNYTNRNAASPISVRQMVVSYFTATSTALATALGLNMYAKKAPPLVARWVPFAAVAAANCVNIPMMRQQELIHGISVTDRNSRELGHSRKAAVIGISQVVISRITMAAPGMILLPILMERLEKLAFMKKIQFLHAPLQVMLAGGFD from the exons ATGGAAGTAGATTTGTCCAGCTTCAACATTGATACTCCTCGATGGGACCAGAGTACCTTCTTGGGTCGATTGAAGCATTTCTTCAACATCACAGACCCTCGGACAGCTCTTGTTTCAGAGCAGACACTGGACTGGGCCAAGATGATGGTTGAAAGTAGCCG GCACGGTACAGTACCCCCAGGTACCAACCAAGAGCAACTGCTATATGCCAAGAAGCTCTACGACTCAGCCTTCCACCCAGACACTGGGGAAAAGATGAACGTGATTGGACGAATGTCATTTCAGGTGCCAGGAGGCATGGCTATCACAGGCTTTATGCTCCAATTCTACAG GACAGTGCCGGCGGTGGTTTTCTGGCAGTGGGTCAACCAGTCCTTCAATGCCTTGGTCAACTACACCAACCGGAATGCAGCATCCCCCATATCCGTCAG GCAGATGGTTGTGTCCTATTTCACAGCGACATCCACAGCCCTGGCCACTGCCCTGGGGCTTAACATGTATGCCAAG AAAGCCCCACCTTTGGTGGCCCGATGGGTACCctttgctgctgttgctgctgctaacTGTGTCAACATCCCTATGATGAGGCAACA GGAGCTCATCCACGGCATCAGTGTGACTGACAGGAACTCCCGGGAGTTGGGTCACTCACGG AAAGCTGCAGTCATTGGCATCTCCCAGGTGGTCATTTCCCGAATTACCATGGCAGCTCCTGGGATGA TATTACTTCCCATCCTCATGGAAAGGCTGGAAAAGTTGGCCTTCATGAAG AAAATTCAGTTCCTACATGCCCCTCTGCAGGTGATGCTGGCTGGGGGCTT tgACTAG